A genomic stretch from Solanum stenotomum isolate F172 chromosome 8, ASM1918654v1, whole genome shotgun sequence includes:
- the LOC125872943 gene encoding 60S ribosomal protein L24-like, whose product MVLKTELCRFSGAKIYPGRGIRFIRSDSQVFLFVNSKCKHYFHNKLKPSKLTWTAMYRKQHKKDIAQEAAKKRRRTTKKPYSRSIVGATLEVIQKKRTERPEVRDAAREAALREIKERIKKTKDEKKAKKAEVQAKSQKAGGKGSMSKGGASKGPKLGGGGGKR is encoded by the exons ATGGTTCTCAA GACAGAACTTTGCCGTTTCAGTGGTGCCAAGATTTACCCTGGGAGAGGGATCAGATTTATCCGTTCAGATTCTCAG GTGTTCCTATTCGTCAACTCAAAATGCAAACACTACTTCCACAACAAGTTGAAGCCATCCAAACTTACATGGACAGCTATGTATAGGAAGCAACACAAGAAG GATATTGCACAAGAAGCTGCTAAGAAGAGGCGACGTACCACCAAGAAACCTTACTCTAGGTCTATTGTCGGTGCAACCTTGGAGGTAATCCAGAAGAAGAGAACTGAAAGGCCAGAAGTTCGAGATGCTGCCAGGGAGGCTGCTCTTCG TGAAATTaaggaaaggatcaagaagACGAAGGATGAAAAGAAGGCGAAGAAAGCAGAGGTTCAGGCCAAGTCCCAGAAAGCTGGAGGAAAGGGCAGTATGTCCAAAGGAGGTGCATCAAAAGGTCCTAAGCTTGGTGGTGGCGGAGGAAAACGTTAA
- the LOC125873954 gene encoding putative disease resistance protein RGA3, with translation MADPVIGATVQVVLEKLLSLTIEEAKTLRNCKKNLRMLTKYVTMIQAFIHDAERRQVEDQAVEEWLKMLERIAEDAENVFDKFTYESLKAQVMNNRTKLMEKVSHFFSQTVFKYKMSRKINNINEELRAINQLAKNLGLLSRTVPSREILQIRETDSVVVASNVVGRDKDVAAIKNKMLNMREELVLCAIPIVGMGGIGKTTVAKRIFNDEEIKQIFEKRVWLCLPEMVETKSFLELILESLTKRKVEVQSRDIIVKMLQDALGEKKYLIVLDDLWRVDSTSWHEFMDTLRGINTSRGNCILVTTRIKQVASTVAVDLHMLRRLARDHCWSIFQQRAFVDREVPEEIPSVENKIVEMCQGLPLAASVLGGLLCNKDKHDWQEILDGNPLIAGEDDLWENSIKKILKLSYDYLPSPHLKKCFGYFAMFPKDFMFEKDQLIQLWMAEGFLCPCPETPVMEDVGKKFFQLLLQYSLLQDVKLDELNNITHCKMHDLVHDLAGDILKSKLFDQKSVGGKNLSQVRYFGWDSQSDQMDAINEAGRLCTLFWKSNISDDMLLSFQFLRVLNLSGSGIEELSAKISKLIYLRYLDLSNTGIEDLPNSICKLYNLQTFRVSGSSSIRKLPEEMANMISLRHIYCNYCYKSEIHYQFQMPLNMGQLTSLQTLQFFYVGLEKGRRIEELGHLKNLRGELTIKCLQLVGNKEEAQTTYLQEKPNIYKLAYLWSRDESECCEINDEHVLDGLQPHPNLKALVVMDYLGTKFPSWFSEESLPNLVKLKLSGCKRCKEIPSLGQLKFLRHLELEGFHELECIGPALYGVEISNIGSSSIIQVFPSLKELVLKDMRRLIEWKGDEVGVRMFPRLEKLRITDCSLLKSTPSQFEILCELRIEGVDSEMPLLNLCSNLTSLVNLDVRNVKELTCLPDEMLRNNVSLQYLSVSQCGEFRELPRSLYNLHSLKSLSIYSCTNFSSFPVPSGENYLTSLQSFQLQKCNGLTSLPSGMLEQCQSLQKFSVSFCNNLVSFPLHVREMPSLSYLEISQCPKLISVPTGCLHLLTGLRALEIGPFSEMVDFEAFQLIFSGVQQLFSLRYLWVYGHLHWDSLPYQLMQLSALRQIHIYDFGIEAVPHRFDNLTSLETLRLVRCKRLRHVDFSDVMTKLRDLRIEDCPLLEALLDGIGNLSSLEELRFLNCKKLEYLPSIDAMRRLTKLQYLTFEDCPQLEESSTNWSSSNFQYWSNLSHIPYIEVGGRII, from the coding sequence ATGGCTGATCCTGTAATTGGTGCTACTGTTCAGGTTGTGCTTGAGAAGCTGCTTTCTCTCACTATTGAGGAGGCAAAAACTTTAAGGAACTGCAAGAAAAATCTCAGAATGCTCACAAAATATGTAACCATGATCCAAGCTTTCATTCATGATGCTGAAAGACGACAAGTTGAAGATCAGGCTGTGGAAGAATGGCTCAAGATGCTTGAGAGAATTGCTGAAGATGCTGAAAATGTGTTTGACAAATTCACATATGAATCTCTCAAAGCACAAGTGATGAACAACCGAACCAAACTAATGGAAAAGGTCAGTCACTTCTTTTCTCAGACTGTTTTTAAGTACAAAATGTCTCGAAAAATCAATAACATCAATGAAGAGTTGAGGGCTATCAATCAGTTAGCCAAAAACCTCGGTCTCCTATCACGGACAGTTCCTTCTCGGGAAATACTACAAATCCGAGAAACAGATTCCGTAGTAGTTGCTTCAAATGTTGTTGGTAGAGACAAAGATGTTGCTGCAATCAAGAATAAGATGTTGAACATGAGAGAGGAACTTGTTCTGTGTGCCATTCCCATAGTGGGTATGGGGGGTATAGGGAAAACTACAGTGGCTAAGAGAATTTTCAATGATGAAGAGATCAAGCAAATCTTTGAAAAGAGAGTTTGGTTGTGTCTACCTGAAATGGTAGAAACAAAGAGCTTTCTTGAACTGATTCTCGAATCATTGACAAAGAGGAAAGTTGAGGTCCAAAGCAGAGATATAATAGTCAAGATGCTACAAGATGCATTGGgagaaaaaaagtatttaattgTCCTGGATGATTTGTGGCGTGTTGACTCTACATCGTGGCATGAGTTCATGGACACCTTGAGAGGAATCAATACATCCAGAGGAAACTGTATTCTTGTGACTACTCGTATTAAACAAGTGGCATCCACAGTAGCAGTAGATCTTCATATGTTGAGAAGATTAGCAAGAGATCACTGCTGGTCCATTTTCCAGCAAAGAGCGTTTGTTGATAGGGAAGTTCCGGAGGAAATACCAAGTGTGGAGAACAAGATTGTTGAAATGTGTCAAGGTCTACCGTTGGCTGCAAGTGTGTTGGGAGGCCTCTTATGCAACAAGGATAAACATGACTGGCAGGAAATTCTTGATGGAAACCCCCTTATTGCAGGGGAAGATGATCTTTGGGAAAATAGTATAAAGAAGATCCTAAAACTAAGCTATGATTATCTACCATCTCCACATCTGAAGAAATGTTTTGGTTACTTTGCAATGTTTCCAAAAGATTTTATGTTTGAAAAGGACCAACTAATCCAACTCTGGATGGCAGAAGGGTTTCTTTGTCCATGTCCAGAGACCCCTGTGATGGAAGATGTCGGGAAGAAGTTTTTCCAACTGTTGTTGCAATATTCTTTGCTGCAAGATGTTAAGCTAGATGAGCTCAACAATATAACACATTGTAAGATGCATGATCTTGTGCATGATTTGGCTGGGGATATTTTAAAGTCTAAACTATTTGATCAAAAGAGTGTAGGAGGCAAAAATCTTTCTCAAGTTCGATACTTTGGATGGGACTCACAAAGTGATCAAATGGATGCGATAAATGAGGCAGGACGTTTGTGCACATTGTTCTGGAAAAGCAATATATCTGATGATATGCTATTGAGCTTTcagttcttgagagttttaaaTTTGTCCGGATCAGGCATTGAGGAGTTGTCAGCCAAAATCAGCAAGCTAATATACTTGAGATATCTTGATCTCTCCAACACTGGGATCGAAGACCTTCCCAACTCCATTTGCAAGCTCTACAATTTGCAAACATTTAGAGTCAGTGGCAGTTCTTCAATCAGGAAGCTTCCAGAAGAAATGGCAAATATGATAAGTTTGAGACACATATATTGCAACTATTGTTACAAATCAGAAATTCATTATCAGTTTCAGATGCCACTTAATATGGGGCAATTGACCAGTCTACAGACGCTACAGTTTTTCTACGTAGGTTTAGAGAAAGGTCGTCGAATAGAAGAATTAGGCCATTTGAAAAACCTTAGAGGTGAATTGACGATCAAATGTCTTCAATTAGTCGGAAATAAAGAAGAGGCTCAAACAACATATTTACAGGAGAAACCAAATATCTACAAGCTGGCATATTTATGGTCCCGTGATGAATCAGAATGCTGTGAGATCAATGATGAGCATGTGTTGGATGGTCTTCAACCGCATCCTAATTTGAAAGCCTTAGTAGTAATGGACTATTTAGGGACTAAATTTCCTTCATGGTTCAGTGAAGAGTCGCTACCAAATTTGGTCAAGTTGAAATTAAGTGGTTGCAAAAGGTGCAAAGAAATTCCATCCCTTGGCCAACTGAAATTCCTTCGGCATCTTGAGCTAGAAGGATTCCATGAGTTGGAATGCATTGGACCTGCTTTATATGGTGTTGAGATTAGCAATATTGGATCAAGCAGCATTATCCAAGTGTTCCCGTCATTGAAAGAGCTAGTATTGAAGGATATGCGCAGGCTTATTGAGTGGAAGGGAGATGAAGTTGGAGTAAGAATGTTTCCTAGGCTTGAGAAGTTGAGGATTACAGACTGTTCACTGTTAAAAAGTACTCCAAGTCAATTTGAAATCCTGTGTGAATTAAGAATTGAAGGAGTTGACAGTGAAATGCCATTGTTGAACTTGTGCAGCAACTTGACATCTCTTGTGAATCTTGATGTTCGTAATGTGAAAGAGCTCACTTGTCTTCCAGATGAGATGCTACGCAACAACGTTTCTCTTCAATACCTATCAGTCTCACAGTGCGGAGAGTTTCGTGAATTGCCACGAAGCTTGTACAATCTCCATTCTCTTAAGAGCTTAAGTATTTATAGCTGCACCAATTTCAGTTCTTTTCCTGTTCCCAGTGGAGAGAACTACTTGACTTCCCTCCAAAGTTTTCAGTTACAGAAGTGTAATGGATTGACCAGTTTACCAAGCGGAATGCTAGAGCAATGCCAGTCTCTACAGAAATTTTCGGTCAGCTTCTGTAACAACTTGGTTTCCTTCCCTTTACATGTGAGGGAAATGCCTTCACTTTCATATTTGGAGATATCACAATGTCCCAAATTGATTAGTGTACCAACAGGGTGCCTTCACCTTCTCACTGGGTTACGGGCATTGGAAATTGGTCCTTTCTCAGAGATGGTGGATTTTGAGGCATTCCAATTGATTTTTAGTGGTGTTCAACAGCTGTTTTCCCTTCGTTATTTGTGGGTGTACGGACATTTGCACTGGGATTCTCTGCCCTATCAGCTTATGCAACTTTCTGCCCTAAGACAGATCCATATATATGATTTCGGAATCGAGGCTGTTCCTCATAGATTTGACAACCTTACATCTCTTGAAACATTACGGCTAGTGAGGTGCAAACGGCTACGACATGTGGACTTCTCAGATGTCATGACCAAATTACGGGATCTGCGGATAGAGGATTGTCCATTATTAGAAGCTCTGTTGGATGGGATTGGCAACCTGTCTTCTTTGGAAGAGTTACGGTTTTTGAACTGCAAAAAACTAGAGTATCTTCCATCCATAGATGCCATGCGACGCCTTACCAAATTACAGTACCTGACATTTGAAGACTGCCCACAGTTAGAAGAAAGTAGCACCAATTGGAGTAGTTCAAACTTCCAGTACTGGTCCAACCTTTCCCATATTCCATATATTGAAGTAGGCGGGAGAATAATTTAG
- the LOC125873953 gene encoding putative disease resistance protein RGA4, producing the protein MADPVIGATVQVVLEKLLSLTIEEAKTLRNCKKNLRMLTKYVSMIQAFIHDAERRQVEDQAVEEWLKMLERIAEDAENVFDKFTYESLKAQVMKNRAKLLEKVHSFFSNTAFKYKMSRKINNINEELRAINQLAKNLGLXLLSKKTLAAALFSCYTF; encoded by the coding sequence ATGGCCGATCCTGTAATTGGTGCTACTGTTCAAGTTGTGCTTGAGAAGCTGCTTTCGCTCACTATTGAGGAGGCCAAAACTTTAAGGAACTGCAAGAAAAATCTCAGAATGCTCACAAAATATGTATCCATGATCCAAGCTTTCATTCATGATGCTGAAAGACGACAAGTCGAAGATCAGGCTGTGGAAGAATGGCTCAAGATGCTTGAGAGAATTGCTGAAGATGCTGAAAATGTGTTTGACAAATTCACATATGAATCTCTCAAAGCACAAGTGATGAAAAACCGAGCCAAACTACTGGAAAAAGTCCATAGCTTCTTTTCTAATACTGCTTTTAAGTACAAAATGTCTCgaaaaatcaacaacatcaatgaAGAGTTGAGGGCTATCAATCAGTTAGCCAAAAACCTCGGTCTCCNCTTGCTGTCAAAAAAAACCTTGGCTGCTGCACTGTTTTCCTGCTATACATTCTAA